The Pseudorasbora parva isolate DD20220531a chromosome 19, ASM2467924v1, whole genome shotgun sequence genomic sequence aaatgccAAGCTGATAAGTTAGAGGTTGGGAGAAGCAAGGGATTACGATCGGTGCGGGGTAGAAATCGCGTTCACGGGGGCACTGTGGTGCAATCGAAAAGGACATTTTCACTTTTACAAGCCCCCTCTTTTGCACTCCAAGCTGATAAGTGgcgttatttttattaaaaattaaagtgTCTAACAGGTACTTAATAGACCTAACAATAGCTATGATAATCTATTTGCACACTTGAACAGCCTCTGCCAACTTTAATTTATGACTGCTTGCTCAACACAACAAGCAGTCACTCAGACTGCTTGACAACTCGCTtgctcaacacaactcaacgttaCAATTTGACATAAttacagccaatcagagacTGCTAAATTCTGTTAGGCTGGCTTAACAACCTCTCACAAGGCTCTACAGCAGACAAGGAAATATACATGGTGGAAATATACATGGAAAATCTAATTTAACACTGTTATAAAGTCTTTGACACTTATTTCCAAGTTCAAATGTCTACCATTTGACAAACACACATGGCTATCttattttttctaaattaatataaaaggGAGAATTATAAAAAGTATGCATGTCCATGCTTGTCATATTATGTATACTCAGAATGACAAATATACATTGGATGGTTTTGCATAGACTATGCATGGTCACAAGACTTATACAGTACAATACTGTAAAATATAGACTGAATTACTAATTTTACATACTATTTGGGTAGGTTAGTATGCACATTGAAATGCAGGCTTGTTCTTCCTCAATGCAAAAATGTAGTTATGTGGGTAACAATTACGCATATGCAAATATAACAGTAAGTGAAAATCTTGTATGTATGTAATGGTTACCcacataacattttttatttatttaattgtttgtttgtttgttttttccaatGAGGAAAAATAAGCCTGCATTCCAATGTGCACAATATacatcctaaatagtatgtaAAATGAGTAATCCAGTCTTTTTAGAataatcaaattattattatttatagaacatttgtaataaatgttaatttttgtttgttttttggtttaaataaattaaaggatATGAAGTATATTTATTGTGATTTTACTGTTTTAACATTGCATTTCTATGTTTATTTGatggcttttatttttaaatattcagaGGCCGTTTTTGTTCACATTCATTAATTAATATAGGCGAAAAGtctgtacatttttatttctgaaaCTGTGTAACATTAGAGAACATAAATAACTTGAAAATAACTTGAAGATCAGTAAGAAGaactaggggtgtcaacaataatcgattcggcgatgcatcgcgatgcggggcatgaacgattcagcatcgatgcggcaaagtgccataatcgattatgtcactgtttattttctggcggaagtttcaaatacttccggttccgagagaataacaacaacaacaagagaTGGCTGAGGCAGAGGGAGAGgaccgcgatagacgggttattaaaaacgcgctaacgacccgaggtgtgtaggattgtacgtatatttttttgcacaataatcaaTGAATCTTTAATGACGAAAAAcgccgcaattcacctttattccacaaggtggcaatgtctgatacgcaatgatgaagtgacgtttcactcatagttacctctgacagaaaacgaaacaataatctgcaaaacttgaaatggctcagtgatttaccgcagaaagcaagtactaaacacaatcatatgttagtgtcactttctcttgatgatggatgtggtcaagaagctgtcagtgatcaaaatattgattttgaagacattgaaaatgagttttgagaatatgctggagatcgcgaatatgaggcagatgctgaatatactggtaaacgagctctgatgAGGTCATaggatgatggtattaaacatctgctcaaactgaatccttccaagctccaaaaggtaacgaaataggttttattttattcttctgtagctgctactctaaaatcaggagttttaaatattatcacgacaggtagaggtctatccatgttaaatatagatctgggtcgctaacgacctgaatatgtaagaatgtttggtgaaacagtcatgcatttaagggctaattgcattttatttaattacattttattttatttaataacttttatgtcaaacatacaggagacacatagcagccaatacaatctgttgtttaatatctgcttgtattgcctcatgactgatgaaatatttgctttgtgtgcagtagaattttgatgcatcacaatgcatcgtagaatcgaatcgaatcgaatcgttacctggtgaatcgtaatcgaatcgaatcgtgaaggaagtgccaatgcacacccctaagAAGAACTATTATCTATTGGATACAATTTGatattaatttagaaaaaataaGATACTTATGTGTGTTTGTCAAATGGTAGATATTTGAACTTGGAAATAAATGTCAAAGACTTTATAACAGTGTTAAATTTGATTTTCCATGTATATTTCCACCATGTATATTTCCTTGTCCGCTGTAGAGTAATGCAGGGATTCTTGTGAGAGGTTGTTAAGCCAGCCTATCAGAATTTAGCATTCTcatctctgattggctggaattaTGTGATATTGTAACCTTGAGTTGTGTTGAGCAAGCAAGCCATTGAGCAGTCTGAGCAGGTATAGGAGCGCAAGCAAACGAGACGTTTCACAtgtgaaatataacattgacGCACAACCAAATAAGCTTATTTTAAATGcgaattaattttaatttgctCTGAATACTTTCTTATTTGCGAGACAAACATTTCTCTGCAAAACTCAGTTCACgcgtatattatatatatatatatatatatatatatatatatatatatatatatatatatatatatatatatatatatatatatatatataaaatataatataatttggttttcctttttttcctttttttttgcatcacagACAAACACTCCCTGTACTACATATACACGGCTTTATCCAAACCTGTTGATCTGCCGGGCATCTATGAATTCACTGCAATGGGTCTGCTAGATGACAGACAGATTGATTATTATAATAGCAAGGACAAAATAAAGATTCCCAAACAgcactggatgaaagagcaaaTGCAAGCGGATTACTGGGAAAAAGGCACCCAGTCAAGAAAGAGCAAAGAACAGTGGTTTAATGTGAACGTCAACATTCTGATGAACCGAATGAGGCAGAATGAATCAGGTAAGGAACaatgatacattttaaaatccataTACATagaattataatattttattgatATTATCTTTTTTAGTATAATTTTATCATcccttaaacattttaattttcagaTGTTCATGTTCTTCAGTGGAGACATGGGTGTGAAATCGAGAAATTGGGAAATGAACTGAAGTTTTCCAAAGGTATTGATGAGTACAGCTATGATGGTGAGAACTTCCTGTCTTTTGATGATAAGGAGTCTCGGTGGGTTGCCCCCGTTGAGGCAGCTCTTCCAACCAAGACGAAGTGGGATAATGTACCCATCCTAAACCAGTACACCAAGGGCTACCTGGAGAAAGAGTGTGTGGACTGGCTCAACAAATTCAGAGAATTTGGAGACGAGGAGCTGAGAAAGGGCTGTGAGTAAATGTACAGTATTTGTATTTGTTGATTATCAGTAGCTGTATATATATTGAATTCACTGATAAACTGATTCCTGTGTCCTCAGCTCCTCCACAGGTGAGTTTGTCAGCAAAGAGGTGTATCAGTGACGATACCAAGCTAAAACTCAGCTGTCTGGTCACCGGTTTCTTCCCCAAAGATGTGGAAGTTACCATAAGGAAATATCGCTCATCTCTGCCTGAAAATGAGATTGAATCCTCAGGAGTCAGACCAAACCATGATGGAACCTTCCAGCTGAGGAAGAGTGTACACATCAAGAAGGATGAAAAAGCAGAATATGATTGTTTTGTGTCCCACAGTACTCTCACAGAACCTATTAGCGTCAAATGGGGTACTTAAAAGCAGTTACACATATAAACAATagcaatattatataaaatgggTTGAACTTGTGAACTTACATTTtccactttattttaatgtgcaATATCCTCACTTAGTTCAAATTCAGTTCAAATATTTATCTTTTGCATTTGTATAGATGGAATATGCCCGACCTGCACGTCAGTGGCTATCCCGGTTATGATTGGAGCAGTGATTGGTGGTGTGCTTGTGTTGGTATTTGCCGGTTTGGTGATTTTCATcttaaagaagaaaaatattatGAGTGAGTAGTGATTATGATATACACATTCTTATTTTCGGCTTCATTATTTAACGATTGTTTAATCAATGTAATCAATTGTTTAATCAACGTTGAAATTCCATGTAAAAAACATAGTcaggtttggaaaaaataaattgTGAATGAATAATGACATTATTTTCAGATTTCATTTCACTATTGCTTTAACAAATAAATGTCCAAATAGAGATGTActattttgaaaataatattatagtaGGTTACGTCATTTGCCTTTACATGCTTCTGTCTTAGTGTTTCTTTTGTACcactgttttttaaaaatattattacactgcaaaaattctTCAGAAATGATTTAATCTGTCATGTCCTTTAGTTTTCAAAGGCAAAGAGGATACCCAGAAACCAAAGAAAGAGGAAGAGATTAGTTGTCTGCAAGGTACCAGTTATCCCATTCTTAATACTGAATCAGTCTTGTGTATCAGGTGATGGTGAAATGACACTTTATCATTTAATTGTGTTTTCAACAGAAGTAAATGTTAGTAATGCAGACAGGGGCACCCCTAGATCTCAAGAGGAAGGTAATAATTTAGctaattattgttttataatatataatatagcaTTTCTGTCATTCATTTAACTGTCATTTAAACTAATGGTGACATGAGAATATCTGATTGTTTAATACTGTATACCATGAAAACGTGATATTTCCTGAGATGATCATTATATCGTAAAAAATGTCATACCGTTACAACCCTAATTGTAAGTACTTACAACTTGTTCATTAAATGTCAGCAGTAAccatataaaaattaaaaaactggGATCAAAGTACATTTCATTGTGCAGTTTAAAATCTCTTTGACTTGTACTGCTGCTTGACTTAATATCTCTGTTACATGTCTAGGTAACGGAGACGATAAGGCAGCAAATGGAATTGAGACAAGCCTTTTACCTGCCTCTGGTGAATATGCCCCTTAtttaaatgtcatgttttttaATAATGCACTAAACTCAAAATTCATCACTGAATTAATAATTTGTCTTCCTAAAATTCAAAGAACTATTGTACAACAGAATGTTCTTCTCTAAATAATAAtaccatttatttaaaaattattttaaggaatataattttttgtctaTGTATTAATTTAGTAAATCTCTGTACTTTGCCAAAAATAAAAGTTGTAAAATTTTCATTTGATTgcatttaaaacatattaaattattagttgtaagctttcatttgattaccactgtttttgataatatttttgtattaaattataaaaataaattctgaataaaataatttttaggACTCCTTTTTATAGATTAATCCATAATCAATTATTGAACATTATTGATTAGACatgtttttgatttttgaaatttgattaaaacaagtttgttataataaagcgTTTGTTCTACCAAAAACCTGTTTTCATAATTATAACTGTCATATTaactgtataataataataataataataacatatatatatatatataataactgaTTGGTTATTACTGTATACTGAGATATTTTCTGGGACGGTTAtcatatcgtgaaaatctcatAATGTTCCAGCCCTAATTGAATGTTGTTCATTGAATGTCAGCAGTaaacattaaacaaacaaaaaaaaaaaatgtggggtaaaaatacatttcactGTGAAGTTTAAAATCTCTGATGTGACTTGTATTGCTGTTTAACTTGAATATCTCTGTTACATGTCTAGATAAGGCATCAACTGGAAGTGATGGAAGCAGTGACTCTGGTGAATATGCCCCTTACTTAAATATATGTTATGCACTAAACTTAAAATGCATCCCTAAATGATGAATTTGTTTTCCTGGAATCCAAACATCTTATCACATGCATAAGATGTGCAAAGCTTTTTGAGCTCTTTAGGCATGCCTttcactgttttctgttttttttgtggCTAAAATGTTGGTGCATCCATATTTAATGTCATGTCATGCATAGCACTGGAGAAACATGTTGACATTTCACTGTTCTTCAACAGGAAAAGGGAGTATTAATGGCGACTCTTGAAGTCCGAGCATCATGGAACATTTGTAATTGCAGATCTCTGGTATTTGTCATTGTCAACATAGACAAGCATTTTTCTACCATTTTTGATCTTTTGAATACCAATGAAAATAATCCTGAGCATACCGGAGAAATAAATCCCAAAAATTATCCTGAATGCCAATACAAATTAGATATGATATTTTAAACTCTTTGAAtgtcttttgaaatattgcattaaataatgaggcTAATAATCCTTTATAATGATGTTTGATGATGAAGTTGATTTTACagtatgtctgtctgttgtaTATGTgggatttttacatttatatatttggcTATATATCATTAGCATTGTTTCAGTTATAGCACTTACCTTTTATTAGACGACAAAAAATATGTACTTTCAGAATGAAATGTATGATCTGCTGTCTTCTATTTCATTTAGGGTtttaatgggggggggggtacaaGCTACATGGTTTTgcttctgatgttttaatatCTGCTAATATAAATTTGTATAAAAGGGGTTTGGTtgcatttactttaaaaacgGAGCAATCTATAATGAATACTCTTTTTACTTTATGTAAACATTTTCATAACAGCAAATAAAACCAACAGAAACTATATTACCGGGTGAAAGAATTGTGAATATTGTTGGTTATAAAGTAGTTAATAAACCTCTAGGTTGAGTACCTAAAACTTCCCAATGCTGTTGATTTTGTCAATATTCTCATTCTACCAATTGTTTATAGTAGTTCATCCGCTATTTTCTGTAACAGTTTCCATTCATCCGAAGGGACCAATATAAACTTCAGTAAAATTCACATTTGCCAACTTTTCATCAGCATGTGTCAAAACGAAGATTTCTGCTTTTTGCGTTCACTTTAGACCAGCACATCAAAATGTTTGCATTGTGATTGATATCAGTATTGGATGGCAATTATAGGATTAACATGATTATGTTTTTTAGCAccctaaataaaataataagatCATCCTGAAAAAATAGAAATGAATAACAAAACAATaatgaaaaatatgattttcaTGTTATCCAGGATCAGGAATGATCCTGTCATGATTATTTTTGGATTTGGGTTTTTTACCCGACTAAATGTAGCCATGAAATATAGGTCTggatttatgatattttatttattctgtTTCGTAGTTTAATGTGAACATCAACATTCTGAAGTGTATGACACAAAACATCaggatatacactcacctaaaggattattaggaacaccatactaataatgtgtttgaccccctttcaccttcagaactgccttaattctacatggcattgattcaacaaggtgctgaaagcattctttagaaatgttggcccatattgatagcaTATCATCTTGAaattgatggagatttgtggcaTGCACATCCAGGGTACGAAGCTCTtgctccaccacatcccaaagatgctctattgggttgagatctggggactgtggtgGTCATTctgtgaactcattgtcatgttcaagaaaccaatttgaaatgattcaagctttctgacatggtgcattatcctgctggaagtagccatcagaagatgggtacatggtggtcattaagggatggacatggtcagaagcaatgctcaggtaggccgtggcatttaaacgatgcccaatatgcactaaggggcctaaagtgtgtcaagaaaacatccccctcaccattacaccaccaccaccagcctgcacactggtaacaaggcatgatggatccatgctctcattctgtttacaccaacttctgactctaccatctgaatttcTCGACATAAATCGAGTCtcctcagaccaggcaacattttttcagtcttaaactgtccaattttggtgagctcttgcaaattgtagcctctttttcttatttttagtagagatgagtggtacccgttggagtcttctgctgctgtagcccatccgccttaaggttgtgcgtgttgtggcttcacaaatgctttgctgcataccctggttgtaacaagtggttatttcagtcaaagttgctcttctatcagcttgaattagttcatcatttctcctctgacctctagcatacaaaaaggcattttctcccataggactgctgcatactggatgtttttcccttttcacaccattctttgtaaactctagaaatggttgtgtgtgaaaatcacagtaactgagcagattgtgaaatactcatatcggcctgtctggcaccaaaaaacatgccacgctcaaaattgcttaaatcatctttctttcccattctgacattcagtgattcgttgattagataattgcattaatgagaaattgaacaggtgttcctaataatcctttaggtgagtgtatatatatacacaatattgCTGTATACACGCCAACCGGGATATACCAATAGGGGCAGTAGACCCGCTCAAgtgattaaattaaatgaaaacatGACCTCTGGTGCAGTACATTAAACCTAAGAATTATAGAATCCAATATATAAGCAacgaacaaaaataaaaaatatcaacaaagtacaatcaacaacaaaaaattccCACAAAATGCAAACAAAATGGCTGCAACAAGGGGACCAGATACTCATTTAGTCTGAAGTCTTAAATTGAAAGTAACAGTCTCAGCTGTTTCTAGTACAACCATAAAAATTTGTGATGTCCACACATGCAATGTTATAGACAACCATTACATAAATCGGTAACACTTAACAATAATAGGACATAAATAatcatgtattaatacattgattcaacatgaactcatgattagttaagatatgaattaatcatgaacaaatgatgagCTATTCTTAATTAAGACATGAGTCATAATGATTCATGCATGAATACAGCAGCATTAATACGTTAGTACATGTTTGgtaattaatgtattaattaacaAGTATTggtaaactaaattaaacagGCTCTCTAAGAAGGAATAA encodes the following:
- the LOC137047549 gene encoding H-2 class I histocompatibility antigen, Q10 alpha chain-like, producing the protein MTFFTVLCSAFLLGAVVPAWSDKHSLYYIYTALSKPVDLPGIYEFTAMGLLDDRQIDYYNSKDKIKIPKQHWMKEQMQADYWEKGTQSRKSKEQWFNVNVNILMNRMRQNESDVHVLQWRHGCEIEKLGNELKFSKGIDEYSYDGENFLSFDDKESRWVAPVEAALPTKTKWDNVPILNQYTKGYLEKECVDWLNKFREFGDEELRKGSPPQVSLSAKRCISDDTKLKLSCLVTGFFPKDVEVTIRKYRSSLPENEIESSGVRPNHDGTFQLRKSVHIKKDEKAEYDCFVSHSTLTEPISVKWDGICPTCTSVAIPVMIGAVIGGVLVLVFAGLVIFILKKKNIMIFKGKEDTQKPKKEEEISCLQEVNVSNADRGTPRSQEEGNGDDKAANGIETSLLPASDKASTGSDGSSDSGKGSINGDS